A part of Pseudomonas sp. MYb118 genomic DNA contains:
- a CDS encoding sulfite exporter TauE/SafE family protein, whose translation MEFGDFGLVVAGLVVGFIVGMTGVGGGSLMTPILLWFGVNPATAVGTDLLYAAITKSSGVLVHRKNKNIDWAITGWLTLGSVPAVALTLWFLSTLQTSPDAMNAIIKQALGFVLFATALAIFFKKRLLEFAHRRAGGQYNPSGPRLNVLTVVTGLILGTMVALTSIGAGALGTVALFILYPLLPTRRLVGTEIAHAVPLTLVAGLGHASMGNMDWQVLGFLLVGSLPGIYLGSHLTGRISDEWLRPCLATMLMLIGYKLAF comes from the coding sequence ATGGAATTCGGTGATTTCGGTCTGGTCGTGGCAGGTCTGGTGGTGGGCTTCATCGTTGGCATGACCGGCGTCGGTGGCGGTTCGTTGATGACCCCGATCCTGTTGTGGTTCGGCGTCAATCCGGCAACTGCGGTGGGTACCGACCTGTTGTACGCGGCAATTACCAAATCCAGCGGCGTGCTGGTGCATCGCAAGAACAAGAACATCGACTGGGCCATCACCGGCTGGCTGACCCTGGGCAGCGTGCCGGCGGTGGCGCTGACGCTGTGGTTCCTGAGCACCCTGCAGACCTCGCCCGACGCGATGAACGCCATCATCAAGCAGGCCCTGGGCTTCGTGCTGTTTGCCACGGCCCTGGCGATTTTCTTCAAGAAGCGCCTGCTCGAATTCGCCCACCGCCGCGCCGGCGGCCAATACAACCCCAGCGGCCCGCGCCTGAACGTGCTGACCGTGGTCACCGGCCTGATCCTCGGCACCATGGTCGCACTGACCTCCATCGGTGCCGGCGCCCTGGGCACGGTGGCGTTGTTCATCCTCTATCCGCTGCTGCCAACCCGCCGCCTGGTGGGCACCGAAATCGCCCACGCCGTGCCGCTGACCCTGGTAGCGGGCCTCGGTCACGCCAGCATGGGCAACATGGATTGGCAGGTGCTGGGCTTCCTGCTGGTCGGATCCCTGCCGGGGATTTACCTGGGCAGCCACCTGACCGGACGCATCTCTGACGAATGGCTGCGCCCGTGCCTGGCCACCATGCTGATGCTGATCGGCTACAAGCTGGCGTTCTAA
- a CDS encoding catalase produces MNKLTTAAGAPVVDNNNVQTAGPRGPMLLQDVWLLEKLAHFDREVIPERRMHAKGSGAHGTFTVTHDITRYTKAKLFSQVGKTTDIFIRFSTVAGERGAADAERDIRGFAIKFYTEQGNWDLVGNNTPVFFLRDPLKFPDLNHAVKRDPRTNMRSANTNWDFWTLLPEALHQVTIVMSDRGLPQSHRHMHGFGSHTFSFISPDNQRSWVKFTWKTEQGIANLTDAEAGAVIAADRESAQRDLYDSIEKGDFPRWKLFVQVMPELDAATYPINPFDLTKVWPHADYPLMEVGVLELNRNPENYFADVEQAAFNPANVVPGISFSPDKMLQARLFSYGDAQRYRVGVNHHQIPVNAARCPVNSYHRDGQMRVNSNAGSTLGYEPNSYGEWAEQPDLREPPLALNGSADHWNHREDDDYFSQPGALFRLMSPAQQQVLFDNTARAIQGASVQVKQRHIDNCTQADSAYGAGVARAIEMLG; encoded by the coding sequence ATGAACAAGCTGACAACCGCCGCCGGCGCACCGGTGGTCGATAACAACAATGTACAGACTGCGGGCCCTCGGGGCCCGATGCTGTTGCAGGACGTCTGGCTGCTGGAGAAGCTCGCGCATTTCGATCGCGAAGTCATTCCCGAACGACGCATGCACGCCAAGGGTTCGGGTGCCCACGGCACCTTTACCGTGACCCACGACATCACCCGCTACACCAAGGCAAAACTGTTTTCCCAGGTGGGCAAGACCACCGATATTTTCATCCGGTTTTCCACCGTCGCTGGCGAACGTGGCGCGGCGGATGCCGAGCGCGACATCCGCGGGTTTGCCATCAAGTTCTACACCGAACAAGGCAACTGGGACCTGGTGGGCAACAACACGCCGGTGTTCTTCCTGCGCGACCCGTTGAAGTTCCCCGACCTCAACCACGCGGTCAAGCGCGATCCGCGCACCAACATGCGCAGCGCCAACACCAACTGGGATTTCTGGACATTGCTGCCCGAAGCCCTGCACCAGGTCACCATCGTCATGAGCGACCGTGGCCTGCCGCAGTCCCACCGGCACATGCACGGGTTCGGCAGCCACACGTTCAGCTTCATCAGTCCGGACAACCAGCGCTCCTGGGTCAAGTTCACCTGGAAAACCGAACAAGGCATCGCCAACCTCACTGACGCCGAGGCCGGTGCGGTGATCGCCGCCGACCGCGAGAGCGCGCAGCGTGACCTGTATGACAGCATCGAGAAAGGCGACTTTCCGCGCTGGAAACTGTTCGTGCAGGTGATGCCCGAGCTCGACGCCGCCACCTACCCGATCAACCCGTTCGACCTGACCAAAGTCTGGCCCCATGCCGACTATCCGTTGATGGAAGTGGGCGTGCTGGAGCTCAACCGCAATCCCGAGAACTATTTCGCCGACGTTGAACAGGCGGCGTTCAACCCGGCCAACGTGGTGCCGGGCATCAGCTTCTCGCCGGACAAAATGTTGCAGGCGCGGTTGTTCTCCTATGGCGATGCCCAGCGGTATCGCGTCGGGGTCAACCATCACCAGATCCCGGTGAACGCGGCGCGCTGCCCGGTCAACAGCTACCACCGCGACGGGCAGATGCGCGTCAACAGCAATGCCGGCAGTACCCTCGGTTACGAACCCAACAGCTACGGCGAATGGGCTGAGCAACCGGACCTCCGCGAACCGCCCCTGGCCTTGAACGGTAGCGCCGATCACTGGAACCACCGTGAAGACGACGACTACTTCTCCCAACCCGGCGCCCTGTTCCGCCTGATGAGCCCGGCGCAGCAACAGGTGCTGTTCGACAACACCGCCCGCGCCATCCAGGGCGCCTCGGTGCAGGTCAAGCAGCGCCATATTGATAACTGCACCCAGGCCGACTCGGCGTATGGCGCGGGTGTGGCGCGGGCGATTGAAATGTTGGGTTGA
- a CDS encoding 3-oxoacyl-ACP reductase family protein, with protein MPTQRFTGKTALVTGGSRGIGAAIVRRLAREGAAVAFTYSASDEKAQALVASIEGEGGTALAIKANSKFAEDIEHAVNFTVQKFGALNILVNNAGILALGTVDDFTVEALDELYAVNVRATYIAARACAKVMQRGDRIIAIGSVAGERSGFPGSSGYCMSKAAMIGLVRGLAQDFAARGITVNNIQPGPTATDMNPADAPYLEHVISRVPLGRLGRADEIAGMAAYLASEEASFVTGASLTVDGGYLA; from the coding sequence ATTCCTACACAACGCTTCACTGGCAAAACCGCGCTGGTCACCGGCGGGTCCCGTGGCATCGGCGCCGCCATCGTTCGTCGCCTGGCCAGGGAGGGCGCCGCCGTCGCCTTCACCTATTCGGCCTCCGATGAAAAAGCTCAGGCCCTGGTTGCCAGTATCGAGGGCGAGGGCGGTACCGCCTTGGCCATCAAGGCCAACAGCAAATTCGCCGAAGACATCGAGCACGCGGTCAACTTCACCGTGCAGAAGTTCGGTGCGCTGAACATTCTGGTGAACAACGCCGGTATCCTCGCGCTGGGTACGGTCGATGACTTCACGGTCGAGGCGCTGGACGAGCTGTACGCGGTCAACGTGCGCGCCACCTACATTGCCGCCCGGGCCTGTGCCAAGGTCATGCAGCGTGGTGACCGGATCATTGCGATTGGCAGTGTCGCCGGCGAGCGTTCCGGTTTCCCGGGCTCCAGTGGCTACTGCATGAGTAAGGCGGCAATGATCGGCCTGGTCCGGGGCCTGGCCCAGGATTTCGCTGCGCGGGGTATCACGGTCAATAACATTCAGCCCGGCCCGACCGCGACCGACATGAACCCGGCCGACGCACCTTATCTGGAGCACGTCATCAGTCGCGTGCCACTGGGGCGACTGGGACGTGCCGACGAGATCGCCGGCATGGCCGCCTACCTGGCCAGCGAGGAGGCGTCGTTCGTCACCGGCGCGAGCCTGACGGTCGATGGCGGTTACCTGGCCTGA
- a CDS encoding epoxide hydrolase family protein translates to MLAVSSDFTWRRYLTSSVRLLGFALLAGSSGAWAASSASTSSEAIRPYRIHVDEAQLTDLRKRIADTRWPDKELVSDTSQGVQLAQVQALVKYWGSDYDWRKAEARLNALPEFITTIDGVDIQFIHVRSRNPNAMPLILTHGWPGSQFEFLKTIGPLTDPTAYGGRIEDSFDVVIPSIPGHGFSGKPTELGWNPDRVAKAWDVLMKRLGYSHYVSQGGDHGSVVSDALGRLAPPGLLGIHLNMPATIPPELVKPIFGGDPAPAGLTEPERNAFNSLSTFFGRNAAYGAMMVTRPQTIGYLLADSPAGTAAWMYEKIAAWSDSDGKPERVLGRDDILDDISLYWLTNSGASSSRFYWENNNNNFSAEAQKTATIKVPVAITVFPHEIYRAPKSWAQRAYPSLSYFKEVSKGGHFASWEQPQLFSEELREAFRPLRSEANKTVAKTAP, encoded by the coding sequence ATGCTTGCAGTTTCGTCCGATTTCACCTGGCGCCGCTACCTGACGTCGTCCGTCAGGCTGCTGGGGTTTGCCCTGCTTGCAGGCAGCAGCGGCGCCTGGGCCGCCAGCAGTGCATCGACGTCGTCGGAAGCCATTCGCCCATACCGCATCCACGTCGATGAAGCGCAACTGACCGACCTGCGCAAACGCATCGCCGACACCCGCTGGCCCGACAAGGAACTGGTCAGTGATACCAGCCAGGGCGTGCAACTGGCCCAGGTGCAGGCGCTGGTGAAGTACTGGGGCAGCGATTACGACTGGCGCAAGGCCGAGGCCAGGCTCAATGCCTTGCCCGAGTTCATCACCACCATCGACGGCGTCGACATCCAGTTCATCCACGTGCGCTCGCGCAACCCCAACGCCATGCCGCTGATCCTCACGCATGGCTGGCCGGGCTCGCAATTCGAGTTCCTCAAGACCATCGGTCCGCTGACCGACCCGACCGCTTACGGCGGGCGCATCGAAGACTCCTTCGACGTGGTGATCCCGTCGATCCCCGGCCATGGTTTCTCCGGCAAACCCACTGAGCTCGGCTGGAATCCGGACCGGGTAGCGAAGGCCTGGGACGTGTTGATGAAACGCCTGGGCTACAGCCATTACGTGTCCCAGGGCGGTGACCATGGTTCGGTGGTGTCCGACGCCCTGGGTCGCCTGGCCCCGCCGGGCTTGCTGGGGATTCACCTGAACATGCCGGCGACCATTCCGCCGGAGCTGGTCAAGCCGATCTTCGGCGGGGATCCGGCGCCGGCCGGGCTGACCGAGCCTGAGCGCAATGCCTTCAATTCGCTGAGCACCTTCTTCGGGCGCAACGCGGCCTACGGCGCGATGATGGTCACCAGGCCGCAGACCATCGGTTACCTGCTGGCGGATTCTCCAGCGGGCACGGCGGCATGGATGTACGAAAAAATCGCCGCCTGGAGCGACAGCGACGGCAAGCCCGAGCGCGTGCTGGGTCGCGACGACATCCTCGACGACATCAGCCTGTACTGGCTGACCAATTCCGGGGCCTCGTCGTCGCGGTTCTATTGGGAAAACAACAACAATAACTTCAGTGCCGAAGCGCAGAAGACCGCCACGATCAAGGTCCCGGTGGCGATCACCGTGTTCCCCCACGAAATCTACCGCGCCCCGAAAAGCTGGGCACAGCGCGCCTATCCAAGCCTTTCCTACTTCAAGGAAGTCAGCAAGGGCGGCCACTTCGCCTCCTGGGAACAGCCGCAGTTGTTCAGTGAAGAACTGCGCGAAGCGTTCCGGCCGTTGCGTAGCGAAGCGAACAAAACCGTGGCCAAGACCGCGCCGTAA
- a CDS encoding cytochrome P460 family protein — translation MRLTFLAAVASAALATTGVALGDSSDASPIYGVKLPEGYRQWQFIAPAVEAPPLDELRVVVGNDKAIKAYQAKTLPFPDGTVLVKLAWKRVQSTEFEPASIPGAATTVQVMVKDSKKYAATGGWGFGRFINGKPADEAQHQTCFACHQARVQNHDYVFTRLAF, via the coding sequence ATGAGACTGACCTTTCTCGCCGCCGTGGCCTCGGCGGCGCTGGCGACCACTGGCGTCGCCCTCGGCGACAGCAGCGACGCGTCACCGATCTACGGCGTGAAGCTGCCCGAGGGGTATCGCCAATGGCAGTTCATCGCCCCGGCGGTCGAAGCCCCGCCGCTGGATGAACTGCGCGTGGTGGTGGGCAATGACAAGGCGATCAAGGCCTACCAGGCCAAAACGCTGCCGTTTCCTGACGGCACGGTGCTGGTGAAGCTGGCCTGGAAGCGCGTGCAATCGACGGAATTCGAGCCGGCCTCGATCCCGGGTGCGGCGACCACCGTCCAGGTGATGGTCAAGGACTCGAAGAAATACGCCGCCACCGGCGGCTGGGGATTCGGTCGTTTCATCAACGGCAAACCGGCTGATGAAGCCCAGCACCAGACCTGTTTCGCCTGCCATCAGGCGCGCGTGCAGAACCATGACTACGTCTTCACCCGATTGGCTTTCTAA
- a CDS encoding CynX/NimT family MFS transporter produces the protein MANTQNPPDHKHSIAAVIGLLVLSIALRPAIISVGPILLLIQQHFHLSYTQAALLTSIPDVCMGVFALMVPNLARRFGIDRCVVVALLLLGVATLLRALSPNAFFLLASTFAASVGIAIAGAMTGGWIKTHFPHRAALFMGIYAAGLSVGATLAALFSAPLAELTQSWRISAGAWSLLCLTAVASWIWMTRTFATPATAAQARPSLSVRLPWRTPQAWWVALNFGAGQFVVYALFAWMAPAATEAAVSSWSAGTLLGTFTAVFAVASVCAGLIPGKAHDRRGLLGGSTLLATLGVAGMAFFPHAWPILYVVLAAIGLGMGFTVAMTLPLDNAANAEQAGLWTVFMLFIGYLVAALGPLLFGALRDYSGHFGPAYTLLFAVLLVMLCITPLLKPTTEHTAQMSVA, from the coding sequence ATGGCAAACACGCAAAATCCTCCGGACCACAAACACAGCATCGCCGCCGTGATCGGCCTGCTGGTGCTGTCCATCGCCCTGCGCCCCGCGATCATCTCGGTGGGGCCGATCCTGTTGCTGATCCAGCAGCACTTCCACTTGAGCTACACCCAGGCCGCGCTGCTAACGTCCATCCCCGATGTGTGCATGGGCGTCTTCGCCCTGATGGTGCCGAACCTGGCCCGGCGCTTCGGCATCGACCGTTGCGTGGTGGTGGCCTTGCTGCTGCTCGGCGTTGCCACGCTGCTGCGGGCGTTGTCGCCCAACGCGTTTTTCCTGCTGGCCAGCACCTTTGCCGCCAGCGTCGGCATCGCCATCGCCGGGGCGATGACCGGCGGCTGGATCAAGACCCACTTCCCGCACCGCGCCGCGTTGTTCATGGGCATCTATGCCGCCGGCCTCAGCGTCGGCGCCACCCTCGCCGCCCTGTTCAGCGCCCCGCTGGCCGAACTGACCCAGAGCTGGCGCATCAGCGCCGGCGCGTGGAGCCTGCTGTGCCTGACCGCCGTGGCGAGCTGGATCTGGATGACGCGGACCTTCGCCACACCCGCCACCGCCGCGCAAGCACGCCCATCCCTGAGCGTCCGCCTGCCCTGGCGCACCCCGCAGGCCTGGTGGGTGGCGCTGAACTTCGGGGCCGGGCAGTTCGTGGTCTACGCCCTGTTCGCCTGGATGGCCCCGGCCGCCACCGAAGCTGCCGTGTCCAGTTGGTCGGCGGGCACCCTGCTCGGCACCTTCACCGCGGTGTTCGCCGTGGCCAGCGTCTGCGCCGGCCTGATTCCCGGCAAGGCGCATGATCGCCGGGGCCTGCTGGGGGGCTCGACCCTGCTGGCGACACTGGGCGTCGCCGGCATGGCCTTCTTCCCGCATGCCTGGCCGATCTTGTATGTGGTACTGGCGGCCATCGGCCTAGGCATGGGTTTTACCGTGGCCATGACCTTGCCGCTGGATAACGCCGCCAACGCCGAACAAGCCGGTTTGTGGACGGTGTTCATGTTGTTCATCGGTTACCTGGTGGCTGCGCTCGGCCCACTGCTGTTCGGTGCCTTGCGCGACTACAGCGGCCATTTCGGCCCGGCCTACACGCTGCTGTTCGCGGTGCTGCTGGTGATGTTGTGCATCACCCCGCTGCTCAAGCCGACGACGGAACACACCGCTCAAATGTCCGTTGCCTGA
- a CDS encoding alpha/beta fold hydrolase gives MNITINPQAVPRHLRFFACTALAVAFLQLGALGMVSSQARAADVPASTVGTLTPGAHTSLGALKHVKAGLLDVAYAEMGPADGPVVILLHGWPYDIHSYADVAPALAEKGYRVLVPYARGYGDTLFLSAKTVRNGQPAALARDVIDFMDALHIQQAVFGGYDWGARTADIVAALWPERVKALVAVSGYLIGSQEAGKAPLPPAAELQWWYQFYFATERGRLGYQKNTHDFAKLIWKLASPKWDFDDATYDRSAAALQNPDHVAVSIFNYRWRLGLIKGEARYDALEKKLAQAPSISVPTITMEGDANGAPHPPAEAYAKRFTGKYEHRLIDGGIGHNLPQEAPQAFAQAVIDADHL, from the coding sequence ATGAACATCACGATCAATCCGCAAGCGGTTCCCCGTCACCTGCGCTTCTTTGCCTGCACGGCGCTGGCAGTGGCCTTCCTGCAACTCGGCGCCCTGGGCATGGTCTCGTCGCAAGCCCGCGCCGCCGATGTCCCGGCGAGCACTGTCGGCACGCTGACGCCCGGCGCCCATACGTCCCTCGGCGCGCTCAAGCATGTGAAGGCCGGGCTGCTGGATGTCGCCTACGCCGAAATGGGCCCGGCCGATGGCCCGGTGGTCATCCTGCTGCATGGCTGGCCCTACGATATCCACAGCTACGCCGACGTGGCGCCAGCCCTGGCCGAGAAGGGCTATCGGGTGCTGGTGCCTTATGCGCGGGGTTATGGCGACACGCTGTTCCTCTCGGCCAAGACCGTGCGCAACGGCCAGCCTGCGGCGCTGGCCAGGGACGTCATCGACTTCATGGACGCGCTGCACATCCAGCAGGCAGTGTTCGGTGGTTATGACTGGGGCGCGCGCACCGCCGACATCGTCGCCGCCCTGTGGCCGGAGCGGGTCAAGGCGCTGGTGGCGGTCAGTGGTTACCTGATCGGCAGCCAGGAAGCCGGCAAGGCACCGTTGCCGCCCGCCGCCGAGTTGCAGTGGTGGTACCAGTTCTACTTCGCCACCGAGCGCGGTCGCCTCGGTTACCAGAAGAACACCCACGACTTCGCCAAGCTGATCTGGAAACTGGCCTCGCCCAAGTGGGACTTCGACGACGCCACCTACGACCGCAGTGCCGCTGCCCTGCAAAACCCCGATCACGTCGCCGTGTCGATCTTCAACTACCGCTGGCGTCTGGGCCTGATCAAGGGCGAGGCGCGCTATGACGCGCTGGAGAAAAAACTGGCGCAGGCCCCGTCCATCAGCGTGCCGACCATCACCATGGAAGGCGACGCCAACGGTGCCCCGCATCCACCCGCCGAGGCTTACGCCAAGCGCTTCACCGGCAAGTACGAGCATCGCCTGATCGACGGCGGCATTGGCCACAACCTGCCGCAGGAGGCGCCGCAAGCCTTCGCCCAGGCGGTTATCGACGCCGACCATCTGTGA
- a CDS encoding MFS transporter, with amino-acid sequence MSVSTQHDATTAMAPTRWTIVGLCMLFNVVDGLNAMVMAFTGSSVSLQWNLSGIDLGMLLSASLVGMAVGSLCAAPLADRYGRRPLLLTGLAFSGLCMLLSSISLGLYSLMLLRTLTGIGLGAVLVGANVLTHEHASAQRRGLAIALQSLAFALGVSLGGVLAHLFNASPGWRYVFLAGSLITFVVTLAGVVWLSESREFLALQQARRHAQTSGTGPQTNRRAMAYGQLFAPGQWRQTTSLALAFFLVMFSFYFVMSWTPALMVQHGFSEKEGATGGILLSIGGMLGALSMGLWSQRLGGNRLLLGFVLGNTLLMLLMVPATRFQELAMVIGFSTGLLLNGAIAGLFTLAPQTFATSIRTSGVGLVLALGRIGGILSPAVAGLLLDARWSAQGLFSFFAGSQLLAALLIWRGARSV; translated from the coding sequence ATGAGTGTGAGCACGCAGCACGATGCAACGACGGCGATGGCGCCCACCCGCTGGACGATTGTCGGCCTGTGCATGCTGTTCAACGTGGTCGACGGCCTGAACGCGATGGTCATGGCCTTCACCGGTTCCAGCGTTTCGCTGCAATGGAACCTGAGCGGGATCGACCTGGGGATGTTGCTCAGCGCCAGCCTGGTGGGCATGGCCGTGGGCTCGCTGTGCGCCGCGCCCCTGGCGGACCGCTACGGGCGGCGTCCGCTGCTGCTGACCGGCCTGGCGTTCAGCGGCCTGTGCATGCTGCTGTCGTCCATAAGCCTGGGGCTTTATTCGCTGATGCTGCTGCGCACCCTGACCGGCATCGGTCTGGGCGCGGTGCTGGTGGGCGCCAACGTGCTGACCCATGAACACGCCAGCGCCCAACGACGTGGCCTGGCCATCGCCCTGCAATCGCTGGCCTTTGCCCTTGGCGTGAGCCTGGGTGGCGTGCTCGCGCACCTGTTCAATGCCAGCCCCGGTTGGCGCTATGTGTTCCTGGCCGGCAGCCTGATCACCTTCGTGGTGACCCTGGCGGGCGTGGTGTGGCTGAGCGAATCCCGCGAGTTCCTCGCCCTGCAACAGGCACGCCGCCACGCGCAAACATCAGGGACCGGCCCGCAGACGAACCGGCGCGCCATGGCCTACGGGCAATTGTTCGCCCCCGGCCAATGGCGCCAGACCACGTCGCTGGCGCTGGCCTTCTTCCTGGTCATGTTCAGTTTCTATTTCGTGATGAGCTGGACCCCGGCGCTGATGGTGCAGCACGGTTTTTCCGAGAAGGAAGGGGCCACGGGCGGGATCCTGCTGAGCATCGGCGGCATGCTCGGCGCCTTGTCGATGGGGCTATGGTCGCAACGTCTGGGCGGCAACCGGTTGCTGCTGGGGTTTGTGCTGGGCAACACGCTGCTGATGCTGTTGATGGTGCCGGCCACCCGCTTCCAGGAATTGGCGATGGTCATCGGTTTCAGCACCGGGCTGTTGCTCAATGGCGCGATTGCCGGCCTGTTCACCCTGGCGCCACAGACCTTCGCCACCTCGATCCGCACCAGTGGCGTCGGCCTGGTACTGGCGCTGGGGCGCATCGGCGGGATTCTTTCGCCGGCCGTCGCCGGGCTGCTGCTGGACGCGCGCTGGAGCGCCCAGGGCCTGTTCAGCTTTTTCGCCGGCAGCCAGTTGCTGGCGGCGCTGCTGATCTGGCGCGGTGCCCGGTCGGTTTAG
- a CDS encoding organic hydroperoxide resistance protein — protein MPAPTAPENVLYTANVHTTGGRDGHARSNDGRLEINLSSPGSSGAGTNPEQLFAAGWSACFEGALRLAARRMSINLPQPVAIDAQVDLCSAEGAYFLQARLNVSVPGVERESAQALVDAAHETCPYSKLSRNNIAVQITLV, from the coding sequence ATGCCTGCTCCGACCGCACCCGAGAATGTGCTCTACACCGCCAACGTCCACACCACCGGTGGCCGCGACGGTCATGCTCGCAGCAATGACGGACGCCTCGAGATCAATCTGTCCAGCCCTGGCTCGTCGGGCGCCGGCACCAACCCGGAGCAACTGTTCGCCGCCGGCTGGTCAGCGTGCTTCGAAGGCGCTCTGCGTCTGGCGGCACGCCGCATGAGCATCAACCTGCCCCAGCCGGTGGCCATCGACGCGCAGGTGGACCTGTGCTCCGCCGAGGGCGCTTATTTCCTGCAAGCACGCCTGAACGTCAGCGTGCCGGGTGTGGAGCGCGAGTCGGCCCAGGCCCTGGTGGATGCCGCGCATGAGACCTGCCCGTACTCGAAGCTGTCGCGCAACAACATTGCCGTGCAGATCACGCTAGTCTGA
- a CDS encoding helix-turn-helix transcriptional regulator, with protein sequence MTVLVRDQDTGQYNEPHSHRHGQLLYAASGVMRVATPTGLWVLPPRRALWIPPQIVHDQRMLSPVQMRSVYIEPEAARRFGDSCKVVEISPLLRELILALADQSIEYPEEGRNAHVVALILSELERARTLPLQIPWPQDRRLVTVCTAILESPEQAHSVDYWADRVGASSRTLIRLFQQETGLNFRHWVQQVRLATAIDRLDQGHPIGHIARALGYDSQSAFSAMFRRLMGESPREFMARG encoded by the coding sequence ATGACCGTGCTGGTGCGCGACCAGGACACCGGCCAGTACAACGAGCCGCACAGCCATCGGCACGGGCAATTGCTGTATGCCGCCAGCGGCGTGATGCGGGTGGCGACGCCGACCGGGTTGTGGGTCTTGCCGCCCAGGCGGGCGTTGTGGATTCCCCCGCAGATCGTCCACGACCAGCGCATGCTCAGCCCGGTGCAGATGCGCTCGGTCTACATCGAGCCTGAGGCCGCAAGGCGTTTCGGTGACAGCTGCAAGGTGGTGGAGATCTCGCCGTTGCTGCGCGAGTTGATCCTGGCCCTGGCGGATCAGTCGATCGAATACCCCGAGGAGGGGCGCAATGCCCATGTCGTGGCGTTGATTCTCAGTGAACTCGAGCGTGCGCGGACGTTGCCGTTGCAGATTCCCTGGCCGCAGGATCGGCGGCTGGTGACGGTGTGCACGGCGATCCTGGAAAGCCCCGAGCAGGCCCATTCGGTGGACTACTGGGCGGACCGGGTGGGCGCCAGTTCACGCACGTTGATCCGGCTGTTCCAGCAGGAAACCGGGTTGAATTTCCGCCACTGGGTGCAGCAGGTCCGCTTGGCCACCGCCATCGACCGCCTCGACCAGGGCCACCCCATCGGCCACATCGCCCGCGCCCTGGGCTACGACAGCCAAAGCGCCTTCAGCGCCATGTTCCGCCGCCTGATGGGCGAATCCCCCCGAGAATTCATGGCCCGCGGTTGA
- a CDS encoding alpha/beta fold hydrolase, giving the protein MKKVMSLLAITASLVAGSAFAQPEKPTVVLVHGAFADASSWNGVVKILEQDGYTVVAAANPLRSVKSDGAAVSALLSSIKAPVVLVGHSYGGNVISAAANGHPGVKALVYVSAFAPEAGETVAGLAGKFPGSTLGPTLAAPVALAGGGKDLYIQQDKFHDQFAADVPAPEAALMAATQRPVTDAALNEKAGTPAWKKVSSWFIYGDQDKNIPPQAMAFMAKRAGAKGVEVVSGASHVVMVSNPEPVARLIEKAASASL; this is encoded by the coding sequence ATGAAAAAAGTCATGAGCCTGCTGGCGATCACCGCCAGCCTGGTCGCCGGCAGCGCCTTCGCCCAGCCGGAAAAACCCACGGTGGTGCTGGTGCACGGCGCCTTCGCCGATGCGTCGAGCTGGAACGGTGTAGTGAAAATCCTCGAGCAGGATGGCTACACCGTGGTCGCCGCGGCCAACCCGCTGCGCAGTGTGAAAAGCGACGGGGCGGCGGTCTCGGCGTTGCTGTCGAGCATCAAGGCCCCGGTGGTGCTGGTCGGCCACTCCTACGGCGGTAACGTCATCAGCGCCGCGGCCAACGGCCATCCGGGTGTGAAGGCGCTGGTCTACGTCAGTGCCTTTGCCCCTGAGGCCGGTGAAACCGTGGCCGGACTGGCCGGCAAGTTCCCCGGCAGCACGCTGGGCCCGACCCTGGCCGCACCCGTTGCCCTGGCGGGTGGCGGTAAGGATTTGTACATCCAGCAGGACAAGTTCCACGACCAGTTCGCCGCTGACGTGCCGGCACCCGAGGCGGCGCTGATGGCGGCGACCCAGCGTCCGGTCACGGATGCAGCGCTGAACGAGAAGGCCGGGACCCCGGCGTGGAAGAAGGTGTCGTCGTGGTTCATCTACGGCGACCAGGACAAGAACATCCCGCCGCAGGCCATGGCGTTCATGGCCAAGCGTGCCGGGGCCAAAGGCGTAGAGGTGGTCAGCGGCGCGTCCCACGTGGTGATGGTGTCCAACCCTGAGCCGGTGGCCCGGCTGATTGAAAAAGCCGCATCCGCGTCCCTGTAA